Proteins encoded together in one Euzebya sp. window:
- a CDS encoding cold-shock protein — protein sequence MPQGTIKSFDVQTRTGSLVLDDLRELTYDADTFDASHLMELRIGQRVRFDLEGDAESPHVTNLQIVSL from the coding sequence ATGCCGCAGGGCACGATCAAGAGCTTCGACGTCCAGACCCGCACCGGCAGCCTGGTGCTCGACGACCTCCGCGAGCTGACCTACGACGCGGACACCTTCGACGCGAGCCACCTGATGGAGCTGCGGATCGGCCAGCGGGTGCGCTTCGACCTCGAGGGCGACGCCGAGTCGCCGCACGTCACCAACCTGCAGATCGTCTCCCTCTAG
- a CDS encoding diguanylate cyclase domain-containing protein, with protein sequence MELEGVAVERDGVYAGADLANAHRFNTLVWVLWAGMLVVLAVAAPPTAHGAVVGWAVFAANLGVAVAAALTVRRLGFAGLMGWCYAATMALAALTWAAGGLSAPYDEMALGLVVCTALTHPLVIAVPFYLIAALLRLAPVAYGQADGRLADVLTAVVLWGMVVVVGGQVMETVRGHRHTLATRGDSAIDDARRDSLTGLETRRAFTADLPDRLAASRTADAPLAVIVMDVDWFKDVNDTYGHLEGDRALQAVAQGIRSGTRPGDWLVRWGGDEFVVVLEGVDEGLVTAVCNRMAARITAVTEGEPWGPISVTAGWAIDDGESSAEWLLDAADTQLLAEKGRRHARSAR encoded by the coding sequence ATGGAGCTGGAGGGCGTGGCCGTCGAGCGGGACGGCGTGTACGCAGGAGCCGACCTCGCCAACGCGCATCGGTTCAACACCCTCGTGTGGGTGCTGTGGGCGGGGATGTTGGTGGTGCTCGCGGTCGCCGCCCCGCCCACGGCGCACGGGGCCGTGGTCGGCTGGGCGGTGTTCGCGGCCAACCTCGGGGTGGCGGTCGCCGCGGCCCTGACCGTCCGGCGCCTTGGCTTCGCCGGCCTGATGGGGTGGTGCTACGCCGCGACGATGGCGTTGGCCGCCCTCACGTGGGCAGCTGGAGGCCTGTCGGCGCCGTACGACGAGATGGCGCTCGGCCTCGTCGTGTGCACCGCCCTCACCCACCCGCTGGTCATCGCGGTGCCCTTCTACCTGATCGCGGCGCTGCTCCGCCTCGCCCCGGTCGCCTACGGCCAGGCCGACGGGCGGCTCGCCGACGTGCTGACCGCCGTCGTCCTGTGGGGGATGGTCGTGGTCGTGGGCGGCCAGGTCATGGAGACCGTCCGCGGCCACCGCCACACCCTCGCCACCCGGGGTGACAGCGCGATCGACGACGCGCGTCGCGACAGCCTGACCGGTCTCGAGACCCGACGGGCCTTCACCGCGGACCTGCCCGACCGGCTGGCGGCGTCGCGGACGGCCGACGCCCCGCTCGCCGTCATCGTGATGGACGTCGACTGGTTCAAGGACGTCAACGACACCTACGGCCACCTCGAGGGCGACCGCGCCCTGCAGGCCGTCGCGCAGGGCATCCGCAGCGGCACCCGGCCGGGGGACTGGCTGGTCCGCTGGGGAGGGGACGAGTTCGTCGTCGTCCTGGAGGGCGTCGACGAGGGCCTGGTCACCGCCGTGTGCAACCGCATGGCCGCCCGCATCACCGCCGTGACCGAGGGGGAGCCGTGGGGGCCGATCTCGGTCACCGCCGGCTGGGCGATCGACGACGGGGAGTCGAGCGCCGAGTGGTTGCTCGACGCCGCCGACACCCAGCTGCTCGCCGAGAAGGGCCGCCGGCACGCGCGGTCGGCCCGGTAG
- a CDS encoding PrsW family intramembrane metalloprotease — protein MDLFWLALAGAVVPCLAWLWFFYTRDVHDPEPKPLIAKLFLIGALPVAFVAGIVNTGLLLGLTGGDLRGAGATAAFATFAVLGAPVVEETLKYLGTSVGARRHRAFDEPVDGMIYGATVGLGFAAAETVDYLINAYQGFGPLGTPIDFCDAGAECFLLTAFLRGIGSAVLHATAGGIAGYGLSRRVVEGRGRPTAIWWVLVAMVAHGAWNAAAFVTLPLPALVFFVLLRRSLRRSPYVAEVVVPRRYYDPARYGDPNGFRR, from the coding sequence GTGGACCTGTTCTGGCTCGCCCTCGCCGGCGCCGTCGTGCCCTGCCTCGCGTGGCTGTGGTTCTTCTACACCCGCGACGTGCACGACCCCGAGCCCAAGCCCCTGATCGCGAAGCTCTTCCTGATCGGCGCCCTGCCTGTCGCCTTCGTCGCCGGGATCGTCAACACCGGCCTGTTGCTCGGCCTGACCGGCGGCGACCTCCGCGGCGCGGGGGCGACCGCGGCGTTCGCGACCTTCGCGGTCCTCGGCGCGCCGGTGGTCGAGGAGACCCTCAAGTACCTCGGCACCAGCGTCGGCGCCCGGCGACACCGCGCCTTCGACGAACCGGTCGACGGGATGATCTACGGCGCCACGGTCGGGCTCGGGTTCGCCGCCGCCGAGACCGTCGACTACCTCATCAACGCCTACCAGGGCTTCGGACCACTCGGCACGCCGATCGACTTCTGCGACGCCGGGGCGGAGTGCTTCCTCCTCACCGCGTTCCTGCGCGGCATCGGCTCGGCGGTCCTGCACGCCACCGCCGGGGGCATCGCCGGCTACGGGCTCAGCCGACGGGTGGTCGAGGGACGCGGGCGGCCGACGGCGATCTGGTGGGTCCTGGTCGCGATGGTCGCCCACGGCGCCTGGAACGCCGCGGCGTTCGTGACCCTGCCCCTCCCCGCGCTCGTCTTCTTCGTGCTGCTCCGCCGCAGCCTCCGCCGCTCGCCGTACGTGGCTGAGGTCGTGGTCCCACGGCGGTACTACGACCCGGCGCGGTACGGCGACCCCAACGGGTTCAGGCGCTGA
- a CDS encoding GNAT family N-acetyltransferase, giving the protein MRADLPVLVALLAEDQLPVAREVVPAAGDDVDPGYLAGFDAIDADPAHDLVVGVTADGRVVATMQLTTIPGVSYHGGSRLLVEAVRVASDLRGSGIGAAMMTWAVDRARAKGCRLVQLTSNRERTRAHAFYERLGFEPTHVGFKLHL; this is encoded by the coding sequence GTGCGTGCGGACCTGCCTGTGCTCGTGGCGCTGCTCGCCGAGGACCAGCTCCCGGTCGCGCGCGAGGTGGTCCCGGCGGCTGGGGACGACGTCGACCCGGGGTACCTCGCCGGGTTCGACGCGATCGACGCGGACCCCGCCCACGACCTCGTCGTCGGCGTGACCGCCGACGGGCGGGTCGTCGCGACCATGCAGCTCACCACCATCCCCGGCGTCAGCTACCACGGCGGCAGTCGGCTGCTCGTCGAGGCGGTCCGGGTCGCGAGCGACCTGCGCGGCAGCGGGATCGGGGCGGCGATGATGACCTGGGCGGTCGACCGTGCCCGTGCGAAGGGCTGTCGCCTGGTGCAGCTCACCTCGAACCGGGAGCGCACCCGCGCCCACGCGTTCTACGAGCGCCTGGGCTTCGAGCCCACCCACGTGGGGTTCAAGCTCCACCTGTAG
- a CDS encoding HNH endonuclease: protein MDARALCHGHFQRHQRHGSVEAHIPLGRRRQPETCTVEGCARRTKAKGLCPTHWARVRAHGDVEPDGIPTVVTAASPRGEQACVERGCTALAVARQRCPDCYKAALRSGAIQPATDVRVVTGAGWLNHGYWVVPVPPDLRHLTGGATSEAEHRLVMARHLGRPLLRDEQVHHVNGDRLDNRLENLELWSTSHPSGQRVEDKVSWAISLLRQYRPDALADPSGDDDGHRISGGRQP, encoded by the coding sequence GTGGACGCCCGCGCGCTGTGCCACGGGCACTTCCAGCGGCACCAGCGGCACGGGTCGGTCGAGGCGCACATCCCGCTGGGTCGTCGGCGGCAGCCCGAGACGTGCACGGTCGAGGGATGTGCGCGGAGGACCAAGGCCAAGGGCCTGTGCCCGACCCACTGGGCCCGGGTCCGGGCCCACGGCGACGTCGAGCCGGACGGCATCCCGACCGTGGTGACGGCTGCCTCGCCGCGAGGAGAGCAGGCGTGCGTCGAGCGGGGGTGTACCGCCTTGGCGGTCGCACGGCAGCGCTGCCCCGACTGCTACAAGGCGGCCCTGCGGTCGGGCGCGATCCAGCCCGCAACCGACGTTCGGGTCGTCACCGGCGCCGGGTGGCTGAACCACGGGTACTGGGTCGTCCCCGTCCCGCCCGATCTCCGCCACCTCACCGGCGGTGCGACCTCTGAGGCCGAGCACAGGCTCGTCATGGCGCGCCACCTCGGCCGACCCCTCCTGCGTGATGAACAGGTGCACCACGTGAACGGCGACCGGCTGGACAACCGGCTCGAGAACCTGGAGCTCTGGTCCACGTCGCACCCGAGCGGGCAGCGCGTGGAGGACAAGGTGTCCTGGGCGATCTCGCTCCTCCGCCAGTACCGCCCGGACGCCCTCGCCGATCCCTCCGGAGACGACGACGGCCACCGCATCAGCGGTGGCCGTCAGCCGTAG
- the cofC gene encoding 2-phospho-L-lactate guanylyltransferase, translating to MPVDVTAVIPLKAVRASKTRMASALSPADRALLLRRTFERVVEAARAASSVTGILVVVGDHVGRSWATRRGLDVLDEPPGGGLNAALAAADTHLGASATLVLPADLPLVSPEDLDVVVRALPGVPGVVVVPTGDGGTGALVRAPGGVIPPRYGSGSADAHVAEARRRGVGCTVVTVAGLALDLDQPADIEAAGGWSAVTGARTLPT from the coding sequence ATGCCAGTCGACGTCACCGCCGTCATCCCGCTGAAGGCCGTCCGCGCCTCCAAGACCCGGATGGCGTCGGCGCTGTCGCCGGCGGACCGGGCCCTCCTCCTCCGCCGCACCTTCGAGCGGGTCGTCGAGGCCGCGCGGGCCGCGTCCTCCGTCACGGGGATCCTCGTGGTCGTCGGCGACCACGTGGGGCGCAGCTGGGCGACCCGTCGCGGCCTGGACGTCCTCGACGAACCACCGGGCGGCGGGTTGAACGCGGCCCTGGCGGCGGCCGACACCCACCTGGGCGCCTCCGCGACGCTGGTCCTGCCGGCCGACCTGCCGCTGGTGAGCCCCGAGGACCTCGACGTCGTCGTCCGCGCCCTCCCCGGGGTGCCGGGGGTCGTGGTCGTCCCGACCGGTGACGGCGGCACCGGCGCCCTGGTCCGCGCACCCGGTGGTGTGATCCCCCCGCGGTACGGATCGGGGTCCGCGGACGCGCACGTCGCCGAGGCCCGCCGCCGCGGGGTCGGGTGCACGGTCGTCACGGTCGCGGGGCTCGCGCTGGACCTCGACCAGCCGGCGGACATCGAGGCCGCGGGGGGTTGGTCGGCCGTCACGGGGGCGCGTACCCTCCCGACCTGA